A region from the Salicibibacter cibarius genome encodes:
- a CDS encoding carbamoyl phosphate synthase small subunit gives MKGYLVLENGDVFPGQLLGASNARDVHGEAVFFTGMTGYQDVATDPSYRGQIVVFTYPLIGNYGISDGQQEQSGEWQPRALVMGECSADGYHYQSKETLVSRAGGAPILTDVDTRALVKRIRTSGAMGAVITTDPDAVTWENVTPIEEQALVKEVSTQTMETFGAGDTHIVLIDFGHKKAMVDTLCAYGAKVTVVPYNTPLPTIEELEPDGLLLSNGPGNPKQLQEQLPTIKAAIMQYPTFAICLGHQLIALAFGGDTAKLVFGHRGANQPVIDKRTGRVDMTAQNHSYVVDRASLKGTELEVTHVNVNDESIEGLAHGRLPIRSVQYHPEAHPGPSDSQHLFSMFFRMIAKEKEVSVHA, from the coding sequence ATGAAAGGGTACTTGGTATTGGAAAACGGCGATGTTTTTCCGGGACAATTGTTAGGCGCATCCAATGCAAGGGATGTACATGGAGAAGCAGTATTTTTTACAGGTATGACAGGTTATCAGGACGTCGCGACCGACCCGTCTTACCGGGGGCAAATCGTCGTCTTCACCTACCCGCTCATCGGTAACTATGGGATCAGTGACGGGCAGCAAGAGCAAAGCGGGGAATGGCAGCCCCGCGCGTTAGTGATGGGGGAATGCTCAGCGGATGGGTATCATTATCAATCAAAAGAAACACTCGTTTCCCGCGCTGGCGGCGCCCCGATTTTGACGGATGTGGATACCCGCGCGCTTGTAAAACGCATTCGCACGTCAGGCGCAATGGGGGCGGTCATTACGACCGATCCCGATGCCGTCACTTGGGAGAACGTTACGCCAATTGAGGAGCAGGCACTTGTCAAAGAGGTGTCTACGCAAACGATGGAAACATTCGGAGCCGGAGATACCCATATCGTGCTTATTGATTTCGGCCACAAAAAAGCGATGGTTGATACCCTTTGTGCCTATGGCGCCAAAGTAACCGTCGTTCCATACAACACCCCTCTTCCAACCATTGAAGAACTTGAACCCGATGGGTTACTTTTATCCAATGGCCCCGGAAATCCGAAGCAATTACAAGAACAACTTCCAACCATTAAAGCGGCGATCATGCAGTATCCTACGTTTGCGATTTGTCTCGGGCATCAACTGATCGCGCTTGCCTTCGGCGGGGATACGGCGAAGTTGGTTTTCGGCCATCGCGGCGCCAATCAACCTGTCATCGACAAGCGAACGGGGCGGGTCGATATGACCGCCCAAAATCACAGCTACGTGGTTGACCGCGCGTCATTAAAAGGAACCGAACTCGAGGTGACACACGTCAACGTGAACGACGAGTCCATCGAAGGCTTGGCTCACGGGCGCTTGCCGATCCGGTCCGTGCAATACCATCCGGAAGCACATCCGGGACCGAGCGATAGCCAGCACTTATTTTCAATGTTTTTCCGTATGATTGCCAAAGAGAAAGAAGTGAGCGTCCATGCCTAA
- a CDS encoding acetylornithine transaminase, which yields MSKHLFPTYKRWDLTFDSAHGSEITTTDGRKFIDFMAGIGTVNMGHNHPEIVEAVEKQLHRGWHGSNFFQYDQQEQVATLLADVSGLDRVFFANSGTEANEAAIKLARKATGREEIVSFTQSFHGRTYGSMAATGQAKIHEGYAPLPAGFTYVPYNDPEQAEKEITSDTAAVIVETIQGEGGVVPGEQAFLDKVNEVANARGALFIIDEVQTGIGRTGEPFSYQKYGLRPDIVTVAKGLGNGFPVAAMMGREDLQTYFGPGSHGTTLGGNPLAMAAVHATLEILNTPGLLDAVENKSKRVFHTLRNLCDDSDIVTEVRGAGLMIGIVCEQPVAPILTKMQEKGVVALPAGEKVIRLLPPLTISEERLAQGLDIVTEAIKETGKTKA from the coding sequence ATGAGCAAGCACCTCTTCCCTACTTATAAACGTTGGGATTTAACGTTCGATTCGGCACATGGGTCCGAGATAACCACAACCGATGGCCGGAAATTCATCGATTTCATGGCTGGAATCGGGACGGTGAACATGGGGCACAATCACCCTGAGATCGTCGAAGCCGTTGAAAAACAACTGCATCGGGGTTGGCACGGGTCGAATTTTTTTCAATATGATCAGCAAGAACAAGTTGCGACCCTATTGGCGGACGTATCAGGGTTAGACCGGGTCTTTTTCGCCAATAGTGGGACCGAAGCCAATGAAGCGGCGATCAAACTGGCGAGGAAGGCGACGGGGAGAGAAGAAATCGTTTCGTTCACCCAATCGTTCCATGGCCGGACGTACGGAAGCATGGCCGCTACCGGGCAAGCGAAAATACACGAAGGCTATGCGCCGCTTCCTGCCGGTTTCACGTATGTGCCTTATAATGACCCCGAGCAAGCGGAAAAAGAGATCACGAGTGACACAGCGGCCGTAATCGTGGAAACGATTCAAGGGGAGGGCGGTGTTGTTCCCGGAGAGCAGGCGTTTTTGGACAAAGTGAATGAAGTGGCGAACGCGCGCGGGGCACTGTTCATCATTGATGAAGTGCAAACGGGGATAGGAAGGACCGGTGAACCGTTTTCTTATCAGAAATATGGTTTGCGCCCGGATATTGTCACCGTTGCAAAAGGGTTGGGAAACGGTTTTCCGGTTGCAGCGATGATGGGCAGGGAAGATTTGCAAACCTATTTCGGTCCCGGAAGCCACGGCACGACTCTGGGCGGCAACCCCCTCGCGATGGCTGCCGTTCACGCGACGTTAGAGATATTGAATACACCTGGGTTACTTGACGCGGTTGAAAATAAAAGCAAGCGTGTTTTTCACACCTTGCGGAATCTATGCGACGATAGCGATATTGTCACCGAGGTTCGCGGTGCCGGTTTAATGATCGGCATTGTTTGCGAGCAGCCGGTGGCGCCTATCTTGACAAAGATGCAGGAAAAAGGCGTTGTCGCCTTGCCGGCCGGAGAAAAAGTGATTCGATTGCTTCCCCCTTTAACGATAAGCGAAGAACGATTGGCACAGGGTTTAGATATAGTGACAGAAGCAATCAAGGAAACGGGGAAAACGAAGGCATAA
- a CDS encoding PrpF domain-containing protein, giving the protein MAQYAIPCSVYRGGTSRGLFFHEKDLPANRQEKHRVFLEAIDAYNPSQIDGLGSGTSHTSKVVVISPSERKGADVNYTFYQIGIGQEIVDNKGTCGNLMAAVGSFAVDEQLVEPLNDRTVRAFNTNIGKMITVHVPVENGTAKVQGSYQMPGTVRPGAKYDVHILDPGGGKTGKTLPLGSVHSENDRAYSFVDLVNPFVHLEASAFHLEGTETNARISGNEDLLAALETTRTEAAVASGMEKTIENARRAPAIPKVTLVAPPQTYTTTSGTTINEEDIDITAKMISMGKVHRTFAGSGLYNLAASTFLPGTIPNRLASRKQSGVVRIGHPDGIAEVMVSLTDDGEDISSVGLNRTARLIMKGDVYVRAQTSKQ; this is encoded by the coding sequence ATGGCACAATATGCCATTCCTTGCAGTGTCTATCGCGGAGGAACGAGCCGTGGCCTGTTTTTTCACGAGAAAGACTTGCCTGCGAATCGACAGGAAAAACACCGTGTTTTTCTGGAAGCGATTGATGCCTATAATCCTTCGCAAATCGATGGGTTGGGCAGTGGGACCAGCCATACGAGCAAGGTGGTCGTGATCTCGCCTTCTGAACGAAAAGGCGCGGATGTAAACTACACGTTTTACCAAATTGGAATTGGGCAAGAAATCGTTGATAATAAGGGGACGTGCGGGAACTTAATGGCTGCCGTTGGCTCGTTTGCCGTCGATGAACAGCTCGTGGAGCCTTTAAATGATAGAACGGTTCGAGCATTTAATACAAATATCGGAAAGATGATTACTGTTCATGTGCCGGTGGAAAACGGCACAGCCAAGGTTCAAGGCAGCTATCAAATGCCCGGAACCGTGAGGCCGGGAGCAAAATATGACGTCCATATTCTCGATCCCGGAGGTGGGAAGACCGGCAAAACGTTGCCGCTAGGAAGTGTGCACAGCGAGAATGACCGGGCTTATTCCTTCGTCGACCTCGTTAATCCCTTCGTCCACCTTGAAGCAAGTGCTTTTCACCTGGAAGGGACGGAAACCAATGCCCGGATTAGCGGCAACGAAGATTTGTTGGCTGCCCTCGAGACCACTCGGACCGAAGCAGCGGTTGCCTCCGGCATGGAGAAGACGATCGAAAATGCGCGGAGAGCGCCTGCTATTCCGAAAGTTACACTCGTTGCCCCTCCTCAGACTTATACAACGACATCGGGGACGACAATCAATGAGGAAGATATTGACATCACGGCTAAAATGATATCGATGGGCAAGGTGCACCGAACGTTTGCCGGGAGTGGCCTGTATAATCTTGCCGCGTCAACATTCCTTCCGGGTACGATTCCCAATCGACTTGCAAGCAGGAAACAAAGCGGGGTCGTGCGTATTGGCCATCCCGACGGTATTGCAGAGGTGATGGTCTCCTTAACGGATGACGGAGAAGATATTTCCTCTGTCGGATTAAACAGAACGGCGCGACTGATTATGAAAGGGGACGTCTACGTTCGGGCGCAGACTTCCAAACAATGA
- the argB gene encoding acetylglutamate kinase — MKPFVVVKCGGATVDVLSDEFYAHIARLVQQGKTPVIVHGGGRAVNEMLEMMHVESTFVDGLRRTTQDVLNVADMVFNGKVNPMICAKLQEAGLKTIGLSGCDGPMIKAKLLDEEKLGLVGKAVQIDTALIQQVTSIGLTPVISPLVAGENGARLNMNADTATAHYAESLGAEEVMFVTNVPGILQNGEVLPYATEADIKKMIADGTVYGGMIPKVKAALQVLEGSSVQKVTIIDGESDQAGSGGTTIVKSMEGEKNEQAPLPYL, encoded by the coding sequence ATGAAGCCATTTGTCGTTGTCAAATGCGGCGGAGCAACCGTTGACGTTCTCTCCGATGAATTTTACGCGCATATTGCCCGCTTGGTCCAACAAGGGAAGACGCCGGTTATCGTTCATGGCGGCGGGCGCGCGGTGAATGAAATGCTTGAGATGATGCACGTGGAATCGACCTTTGTCGACGGTTTGCGCCGAACGACACAAGACGTATTGAACGTTGCGGACATGGTTTTTAACGGCAAGGTGAATCCAATGATTTGTGCGAAACTGCAAGAAGCCGGGTTAAAAACGATCGGTTTATCCGGATGTGACGGTCCAATGATTAAAGCGAAACTCCTTGATGAAGAAAAACTGGGACTCGTCGGCAAGGCCGTGCAAATCGACACCGCGCTCATTCAGCAAGTAACGTCCATCGGCCTTACCCCCGTGATTTCTCCGCTCGTTGCCGGCGAAAACGGAGCACGGTTGAATATGAACGCGGATACGGCAACTGCCCATTACGCGGAAAGCTTAGGGGCAGAAGAAGTGATGTTCGTCACGAATGTGCCCGGTATTTTACAAAACGGCGAGGTTCTTCCCTATGCCACCGAAGCCGATATTAAAAAAATGATCGCGGACGGCACGGTGTACGGAGGGATGATCCCGAAAGTGAAGGCAGCGTTGCAAGTGCTCGAAGGATCTTCTGTCCAAAAGGTGACGATCATTGACGGTGAAAGCGATCAAGCAGGAAGTGGCGGAACAACTATCGTGAAATCAATGGAAGGTGAAAAAAATGAGCAAGCACCTCTTCCCTACTTATAA
- a CDS encoding carbamoyl phosphate synthase large subunit has product MPKQTNLRKILVLGSGPIVIGQAAEFDYAGTQACLALREEGCEVVLINNNPATVMTDETCADKVYFEPLTLETLTNVLEKEQPDGLLATMGGQTGLNLALSAYESGLLERSGVELLGTPMASIQQGEDREAFRSLMQELNEPVPESTIVTSANEAINFAADVGYPMIVRPAYTLGGGGGGIADNQTELVAIVSGGLDASPIDQCLVEKSIAGFKEIEYEVMRDANDTCISVCNMENIDPVGIHTGDSIVVAPSQTLSDRDYQMLRTASVKVIRALGIVGGCNIQFALDPYSDQYYLIEVNPRVSRSSALASKATGYPIARLAAKVGLGYGLHELKNPVTAHTYASFEPALDYVIVKFPRWPFDKFMDADRTLGTQMKATGEVMAIERNMQGAIQKAVRSLEIKLDGLRWPGVEKVPSADLEAVLTNADDRRFFYLLELMRRGYSTEKLAALTAIDRFFLDHFERLVASEKKAETTAFADIDADMLKSWKKEGFSDRWLAACWGIREETLRHFRFQKGIIPAYNMVDTCAGEFEAETPYYYSTYQGMDEASGAGDKQKVLIVGAGPIRIGQGIEFDYCSVNGANALKTLGYETIMMNNNPETVSTDYETADKLYFEPLTAEDVIHVAERENVEGVLLQLGGQTSIALTEALEAADLQLFGAPFDVIDQLEDRGRFYELMQKTDIPHIPGQTGADANDTIKKAREIGYPVLLRPSYVIGGQGMSVFTSEKQLRAYVETHGEAIAYPILIDAYFAGKELEVDVVTDGENVFIPGIFEHIEKAGVHSGDSIAITPPYELSDAHQERIVSYAEKIAREIDFIGLFNIQFVLSDDTLYVIEINPRASRTVPIFAKASGNNLIGQAVQLLLGKEWSEVFGEKKGLALETSYYAVKAPVFSTEKLPGLDPLLGAEMKSTGELFSIGETKEEAMRQAFAWKDDKIPAIYQQTGSIYCHIATDQQEACKPALKALEEAGFTVYEEGAYSFERWLEDDDGLLYINIPPAGSRENKNERLAAERGRKMIVTDPGTLHELVAARDKTHHVCAVETWRQRDLQRT; this is encoded by the coding sequence ATGCCTAAGCAAACAAACTTAAGAAAAATCCTCGTGCTCGGGTCAGGGCCGATTGTGATCGGGCAAGCGGCAGAGTTTGACTATGCCGGGACGCAAGCGTGTTTAGCCCTTCGGGAAGAAGGATGCGAAGTCGTGCTCATTAACAACAACCCGGCCACGGTCATGACCGATGAAACGTGCGCGGATAAAGTTTATTTTGAACCGCTCACGCTTGAAACGTTAACGAATGTCCTTGAAAAAGAACAACCGGATGGATTGCTCGCGACGATGGGTGGGCAAACCGGTCTCAATCTTGCGCTTTCCGCCTATGAATCCGGACTGTTGGAACGAAGCGGAGTGGAACTGCTCGGCACGCCGATGGCGTCCATTCAACAGGGCGAAGATCGTGAAGCTTTCCGAAGTTTAATGCAGGAATTAAACGAACCGGTTCCGGAGAGTACGATCGTCACATCTGCAAATGAAGCCATCAATTTTGCCGCAGACGTCGGTTACCCGATGATCGTGCGTCCGGCATATACGCTCGGAGGCGGGGGTGGCGGAATTGCGGATAATCAAACGGAACTGGTTGCCATCGTTTCCGGCGGGCTGGACGCGAGCCCCATTGACCAATGCCTCGTAGAAAAAAGCATCGCCGGATTCAAGGAAATCGAGTACGAAGTCATGCGGGATGCCAACGACACGTGCATATCGGTATGCAATATGGAAAATATTGATCCGGTCGGCATCCATACCGGCGACTCCATTGTTGTCGCTCCTTCACAGACGTTAAGCGATCGCGATTACCAGATGTTGCGAACAGCTTCCGTTAAGGTGATCCGCGCCCTTGGCATTGTAGGGGGATGCAACATTCAATTTGCCCTTGACCCGTACAGTGACCAGTATTATTTAATCGAGGTGAACCCGCGCGTTAGCCGTTCTTCCGCGCTTGCTTCCAAGGCAACCGGCTACCCGATTGCCCGTCTCGCGGCAAAAGTCGGGCTCGGATACGGCCTTCATGAATTGAAAAATCCGGTGACGGCGCATACGTACGCGAGTTTCGAACCGGCCCTTGATTATGTCATCGTGAAATTTCCCCGCTGGCCGTTTGACAAATTCATGGATGCAGACCGCACCCTCGGCACCCAGATGAAAGCCACGGGCGAAGTGATGGCCATTGAGCGAAACATGCAAGGGGCAATCCAAAAAGCGGTGCGTTCATTGGAAATCAAGTTGGATGGTCTACGTTGGCCGGGCGTGGAAAAGGTGCCAAGCGCCGATCTGGAAGCAGTATTGACAAACGCGGATGATCGTCGCTTTTTCTACTTGCTTGAATTGATGCGACGCGGGTATAGCACGGAAAAACTCGCAGCGCTCACGGCGATCGATCGTTTTTTTCTTGATCATTTTGAGCGGTTGGTTGCGTCAGAAAAGAAAGCCGAAACGACCGCTTTTGCAGACATAGATGCGGACATGCTGAAGTCGTGGAAAAAAGAAGGGTTCAGCGACCGGTGGCTTGCCGCTTGTTGGGGGATCCGTGAAGAAACTTTGCGACATTTTCGTTTCCAAAAGGGAATCATCCCCGCCTACAATATGGTGGACACGTGTGCGGGAGAATTTGAAGCGGAGACGCCTTATTATTATTCGACGTATCAAGGCATGGATGAAGCATCCGGTGCCGGAGACAAACAGAAAGTATTAATTGTTGGTGCGGGGCCTATCCGCATAGGCCAAGGCATTGAATTTGATTATTGTTCGGTCAACGGTGCTAACGCGCTGAAAACCCTCGGCTATGAGACAATTATGATGAACAATAATCCGGAAACTGTAAGCACGGATTACGAAACGGCCGACAAACTGTATTTTGAACCGTTGACTGCAGAAGATGTCATTCATGTTGCTGAACGTGAAAACGTGGAAGGCGTTTTGTTGCAACTTGGCGGGCAAACGAGTATTGCGCTCACGGAAGCGTTGGAAGCTGCCGATCTTCAATTGTTCGGCGCGCCATTTGATGTCATTGATCAACTGGAAGATCGCGGGCGCTTTTATGAACTGATGCAAAAAACGGATATTCCCCATATTCCGGGCCAAACCGGCGCCGATGCCAATGACACGATAAAAAAAGCGAGAGAAATCGGATACCCCGTATTGTTGCGCCCCTCTTATGTCATCGGGGGACAGGGCATGTCCGTTTTCACCTCGGAAAAGCAACTAAGGGCCTATGTTGAAACGCATGGGGAAGCCATTGCCTATCCGATTCTCATCGATGCTTATTTTGCTGGAAAAGAACTGGAAGTTGACGTTGTCACAGACGGGGAAAATGTATTTATTCCGGGCATTTTCGAGCACATTGAAAAAGCAGGGGTTCATTCCGGCGATTCCATCGCGATTACACCGCCGTATGAGCTTTCAGATGCTCATCAGGAGCGCATCGTTTCTTACGCGGAGAAAATCGCACGCGAAATTGATTTTATCGGTCTTTTCAATATCCAATTTGTTTTGTCGGATGACACGCTGTATGTCATTGAAATCAACCCCCGGGCGTCACGGACGGTTCCGATTTTTGCAAAGGCGAGTGGCAATAATTTGATCGGTCAAGCCGTACAATTATTGTTGGGTAAAGAATGGTCTGAAGTGTTCGGAGAAAAGAAAGGCTTGGCATTAGAAACGTCTTATTATGCCGTTAAAGCACCGGTATTTTCAACGGAAAAATTACCGGGATTGGACCCGCTATTGGGGGCGGAAATGAAATCGACAGGCGAATTGTTTAGTATTGGCGAAACAAAAGAAGAAGCGATGCGTCAAGCCTTTGCTTGGAAAGATGATAAAATCCCGGCTATTTATCAACAGACGGGGAGCATTTATTGCCACATTGCAACGGATCAGCAGGAGGCTTGCAAACCGGCGTTGAAAGCGCTGGAAGAAGCGGGCTTTACCGTTTATGAAGAGGGGGCCTATTCGTTTGAACGCTGGCTCGAAGACGACGACGGACTTCTTTATATTAATATCCCTCCGGCCGGTAGCCGGGAGAATAAAAACGAGCGTTTGGCAGCTGAACGGGGGCGAAAAATGATCGTTACCGATCCGGGAACGTTGCACGAATTGGTCGCTGCCCGTGACAAAACGCACCACGTGTGCGCCGTTGAAACTTGGAGGCAGCGAGACTTACAAAGGACGTGA
- a CDS encoding CitMHS family transporter produces the protein MEQDFSVALTIVGLVIIFTIVGLLIWGKVSPIVGMTLIPVLGALILGFGFEELREFFASGADQVMDVVIMFIFAIIFFGIMQDSGLFNPLVRGMILLTKGNVVIVAMGTAVVSTFAHLDGAGATTFLLTIPALLPLYKELNMSKYLLLLIVSFSAAIMNMVPWGGPMARTASVLDVDLIELWYPLIPLQIVGLIFAIGLAALLGIREKKRINKRVENGEIEGNDRVDIQSIADDFSRRKAEEAAAAEEKPVRHPAMIWVNFGLTIAVVSLMLFDIVPPEFAFMLGVAVALPINYPNVSDQMGRVRAHAPAALMMAAVILAAGVFLGVMNESGMLDSIALAMVSILPAAVGPFLHVIVGVLGVPMDLLTSTDAYYFAIMPIVESTAAEFGVSSASTAYALLIGNVIGTFVSPFAPAVWLAIGLAGANMGQHIKYSFFWIWGFSIVMLAIAYLMGIFTI, from the coding sequence TCTCGGATTCGGATTTGAGGAGTTGCGAGAATTCTTTGCCTCCGGCGCCGATCAGGTAATGGACGTTGTGATCATGTTCATCTTCGCCATTATTTTCTTTGGCATTATGCAGGATAGTGGGTTATTTAACCCACTTGTACGGGGAATGATTCTCCTCACGAAAGGGAACGTCGTCATCGTAGCGATGGGGACAGCCGTGGTCAGCACATTTGCACATCTTGACGGGGCCGGTGCCACGACGTTTCTATTGACGATCCCGGCACTTCTTCCTTTATATAAAGAGCTCAACATGAGCAAGTACTTATTGTTGCTTATCGTCTCGTTTAGTGCAGCGATCATGAATATGGTGCCTTGGGGAGGGCCTATGGCACGAACGGCCTCTGTTCTTGACGTCGATCTTATTGAATTGTGGTATCCATTGATTCCTTTGCAAATCGTTGGTTTAATTTTTGCCATTGGATTAGCCGCTTTATTGGGCATACGGGAAAAGAAGCGGATTAACAAGCGAGTGGAAAACGGGGAAATTGAGGGTAATGACCGTGTCGATATTCAATCGATTGCTGATGACTTTTCCAGAAGGAAGGCAGAGGAAGCGGCAGCAGCTGAGGAAAAGCCGGTCAGACATCCGGCGATGATTTGGGTAAACTTCGGGCTGACTATTGCAGTCGTGAGTCTTATGCTTTTTGATATCGTCCCTCCTGAATTTGCTTTTATGCTTGGTGTCGCCGTTGCTTTACCGATTAACTATCCAAACGTTAGTGATCAAATGGGACGCGTGCGTGCGCATGCGCCTGCTGCCTTGATGATGGCCGCGGTCATTCTCGCTGCCGGTGTCTTTCTCGGGGTCATGAATGAATCAGGGATGTTGGATTCCATTGCACTGGCTATGGTTAGCATTCTCCCTGCCGCTGTCGGTCCTTTTTTACATGTCATCGTTGGCGTGCTTGGTGTACCGATGGATCTGCTAACGAGTACGGATGCTTACTATTTCGCGATAATGCCGATCGTGGAATCGACCGCTGCCGAATTCGGAGTGTCATCTGCTTCAACTGCTTACGCGCTCTTGATCGGGAATGTTATCGGTACGTTCGTCAGCCCGTTTGCACCTGCTGTATGGCTTGCCATAGGCCTTGCCGGCGCCAATATGGGACAGCACATTAAGTATTCCTTTTTCTGGATATGGGGCTTCAGTATCGTTATGCTTGCGATCGCTTACCTCATGGGTATATTTACTATATAG
- the argC gene encoding N-acetyl-gamma-glutamyl-phosphate reductase — translation MKVAIVGATGYGGIELIRLLRQHRHVTEISVFSSTQAEAPLTETYPHLQDVYKGILQPLDTEKLANEYDVVFLSAPPGVAATLAGDLLKGTASIVDLSGDFRIKEPSVYEAWYGREAADATITGQAVYGLSEWNEETIKKAKIVANPGCYPTAILLGLAPAVKNNGIDMTSVIIDAKTGTTGAGKNPSPMTHFSELNESMKIYKVNEHKHTPEIEQQLFEWNEDAGAVTFTPHLVPMSRGIMATMYATCTSDSSAKAWLDVYKAAYEAHPFVRVRENGFPATKEVYGSNYCDIFLDYDARTNRLTIVSVIDNLVKGAAGQAIQNVNLMKAFKKTEGLESFPIYP, via the coding sequence ATGAAAGTGGCAATTGTCGGGGCAACAGGATACGGAGGCATTGAATTAATCAGGTTACTGCGGCAGCACCGGCATGTCACGGAGATTTCGGTGTTCTCTTCCACACAGGCGGAGGCGCCTTTAACTGAAACCTATCCCCATCTTCAAGATGTGTATAAAGGTATTTTACAACCGCTAGACACCGAAAAGTTGGCAAACGAATACGATGTCGTATTTTTATCCGCGCCTCCGGGGGTGGCAGCGACACTAGCCGGCGATCTGCTTAAAGGGACAGCGTCCATCGTTGATCTTTCCGGTGATTTTCGCATAAAAGAACCGAGTGTATACGAAGCTTGGTACGGGCGGGAAGCAGCTGATGCAACGATTACCGGGCAAGCGGTATACGGCTTATCGGAATGGAATGAAGAAACGATTAAGAAGGCGAAGATTGTTGCCAACCCCGGGTGCTACCCAACGGCGATCCTTCTCGGACTCGCGCCGGCTGTAAAAAATAACGGCATTGACATGACATCGGTGATCATTGATGCAAAAACAGGTACGACCGGTGCCGGGAAAAACCCATCGCCGATGACGCATTTCAGCGAATTGAATGAATCTATGAAAATATACAAAGTGAATGAACACAAGCATACACCTGAGATTGAGCAACAACTCTTCGAATGGAACGAAGACGCAGGTGCGGTGACATTTACCCCTCACCTCGTGCCGATGAGCCGGGGGATTATGGCAACGATGTATGCAACATGCACGTCAGATTCGAGCGCAAAAGCATGGCTTGATGTATACAAAGCTGCATACGAGGCGCACCCATTCGTTCGTGTTCGGGAAAATGGTTTTCCGGCGACGAAAGAAGTGTACGGCAGCAACTACTGCGATATTTTTCTGGATTATGATGCTCGTACGAACCGCCTCACGATTGTTTCGGTCATCGATAATCTTGTCAAGGGAGCGGCTGGGCAAGCGATACAAAATGTAAATCTCATGAAGGCTTTTAAAAAAACGGAAGGATTGGAGTCATTTCCAATTTATCCATAA
- the argJ gene encoding bifunctional ornithine acetyltransferase/N-acetylglutamate synthase, producing MASSTASCGQMHKITDGSVHTPLGFKATGLHTKVKRKRKDLGAIVCDVPASAAAVYTLNQIQAAPLDVTRESIAEEGTLRAVVVNSGQANAVMGKVGVADAYEMRDRTAQAFGLEPLDVAIASTGTIGERLQMEKILPGIEALHPEANPASANAFAESILTTDTCTKETCYATEINGKTVHIGAVAKGSGMIHPNMATMLSFVTTDAAIAPEHLQQALSEITDRTYNRITIDGDTSTNDMVLTLASGKAGNEPLHPEHPDWQPFIQALQCVAEEQSKQIARDGEGATKLVEVNVKGAPTDEDAGKIAKQIVGSDLLKTAVFGTDGNWGRIICAIGYSGVTINPETIDIAIGPHLTLSQSEPVNFSEEAVTAHLKQDEVFIDVELNIGDGSGKAWGCDLTYDYVRINAGYRT from the coding sequence ATGGCGAGCAGCACGGCATCATGCGGTCAAATGCATAAAATAACGGACGGAAGCGTGCATACGCCGCTTGGTTTTAAAGCGACAGGATTGCATACGAAAGTGAAACGAAAACGAAAAGATTTAGGCGCGATCGTTTGCGATGTGCCCGCGTCGGCGGCAGCTGTGTACACGTTGAACCAAATTCAGGCGGCGCCGCTTGACGTAACGAGAGAGAGCATTGCCGAGGAGGGAACACTGCGCGCGGTAGTCGTAAATAGCGGGCAGGCGAATGCTGTTATGGGTAAAGTCGGTGTCGCCGATGCCTATGAAATGCGAGATAGAACGGCACAAGCATTTGGATTGGAACCTTTAGACGTTGCGATCGCCTCGACGGGTACGATCGGGGAACGTTTGCAAATGGAAAAAATCCTTCCCGGGATCGAGGCATTGCATCCGGAAGCAAATCCTGCAAGCGCCAACGCGTTTGCCGAATCGATTTTAACGACCGATACGTGTACGAAAGAAACATGTTATGCGACTGAAATTAATGGAAAAACGGTTCATATCGGCGCTGTGGCCAAAGGATCCGGTATGATTCACCCGAATATGGCGACGATGCTTAGTTTTGTGACGACCGATGCGGCAATCGCGCCGGAGCATTTGCAACAAGCGTTATCGGAAATCACCGACCGCACCTATAACCGCATTACCATCGATGGTGACACGTCAACCAACGATATGGTGCTGACCCTCGCGAGCGGGAAGGCCGGAAACGAGCCTTTGCATCCCGAACATCCGGATTGGCAGCCCTTTATCCAGGCACTCCAATGTGTCGCTGAAGAGCAATCCAAACAAATCGCACGTGACGGCGAAGGAGCGACAAAGCTCGTGGAAGTGAATGTCAAAGGGGCGCCAACGGATGAAGATGCGGGCAAAATTGCCAAGCAAATCGTTGGTTCCGATCTTTTGAAAACGGCGGTGTTCGGCACGGACGGCAACTGGGGGAGAATCATTTGCGCGATTGGATACAGTGGCGTAACGATTAATCCGGAAACCATTGATATTGCTATCGGACCGCATTTGACGTTATCGCAAAGCGAACCGGTCAATTTTTCGGAAGAAGCGGTCACCGCACACCTCAAGCAAGATGAAGTATTCATTGACGTCGAGCTAAACATCGGCGATGGCAGCGGGAAGGCATGGGGATGCGATTTAACGTATGATTACGTCCGCATTAACGCGGGGTATCGGACATGA